One Aegilops tauschii subsp. strangulata cultivar AL8/78 chromosome 7, Aet v6.0, whole genome shotgun sequence genomic window carries:
- the LOC141026578 gene encoding uncharacterized protein — MADNDEAGGSNKSFWELSQEMEEEPHRYEEAMENTDPNYTTPSGVRDDTTDGAAGDATTDGGSAHTDGSQPKRQRKDRRPNVLGTVKEEFTEVSSSGHPTTPKELVSGYAGQLGCILRSTVSINTENLRHRDRGNLRNLLFTKLHERYKFPGDFANTRHSGNKVNSAALKKMSTALATWRAAVKRRILSGDSYEKIRETNPSISEADYLEFKIKCESNAFAESSQWGKDMRDLNLGVHKLGPGGYRVAEAIWNKEDVERAEQGLPPLFDKYHEKQTRNYVRARYKVDPVTKELTTDPKVTALELVLETESSSVGSQSSPSAPRDTTLNRALNVMKHNDKFSKPSSASRVAGKGLSTKWSEYYKARRKERKTSLESQEREVKEFKAQVARIREIVQEQVRDQLGETITAIMPTLLEGLQAWIAGAHRGRPRFPASRAATRTTRRHWCLQRRQHWCLRRRRRHWSLMHPGVGRIRRPAPWQQASPPSLARLPLAVPLH, encoded by the exons atGGCCGACAACGATGAGGCTGGCGGTTCGAACAAgtcattctgggagctgtcccaagagatggaggaagaacctcaccgctatgaggaggCCATGGAAAACACCGATcccaactacacaacccctagtggcgtcagggatgacaccactgatggtgccgccggggatgccaccactgatggtggcAGCGCAcacacagatggcagccaaccaaagaggcaacggaaggaccggcgcccgaacgtgctcggcaccgtcaaggaggaatttactgaagtgtcctccaGTGGGCATCCAACgacgcccaaagaattagtcagtgggtacgcgggacaactcgggtgcattcttcggagcaccgtctcgatcaacaccgagaacctaaggcatcgtgaccgaggaaatttgcgcaacctcctcttcacgaagctgcacgaacgatacaagttccccggtgacttcgcGAACACACGCcactcagggaataaagtgaataGTGCCGCCCTCAagaagatgagcacggccctggctacttggagagccgcggtgaagagaaggattctaagtggtgatagttatgagaagatcagggagacaaatccttcgatcagcgaagctgactacctggagttcaagatcaagtgcgagagcaacgcattcgcagaatcaagtcagtgggggaaagatatgcgggacttgaacttaggggtccacaaactcggtcccggcggttacagagtggcggaagcTATATGGAACAAGGAGGACgtggagcgtgccgagcaaggcctaccgcccctcttcgataaataccatgaaaagcagaccaggaactatgtcagggcccggtacaaggtggacccggtaacaaaggagcttaccacggatccgaaggtgacggcgcttgagcttgtcctc GAAACTGAAAGCAGTAGCGTGGGGTCTCAGAGCTCCCCGTCTGCCCCTAGGGacaccactttaaatagggcgttgaacgtaatgaaacacAATGATAagttcagtaagccgtcgtcagctagtcgtgtggccggcaaaggcttgtccacgaaatggtcggaatactataaggctaggcgaaaggagagaaagaccagcttGGAAAGCCAGGAGCGCGAGGTTAAAGAattcaaggcacaagtggcgcggattcggGAGATAgtccaagagcaagtgcgagaccaactgggagagacgatcaccgccattatgCCTACCTTGCttgaggggctgcaggcgtggattgcAGGCGCccacaggggccgcccccgattcccagcttcacgggcagcaactcgcacaacgcgccggcattggtgtctccaGCGGAGGCAGCATTGGTGTCTTCGGCGTCGGCgccggcattggagcttaatgcacccgggtgtgggaagaatacgccggccggcaccttgGCAGCAAGCATCCCCTCCGTCACTTGCACGCctgccgttggcggtgcctctaCATTAG